The following proteins come from a genomic window of Rhodohalobacter sp. 614A:
- a CDS encoding enoyl-CoA hydratase/isomerase family protein, with protein sequence MSSTPFERETLLLDTDENGISILTINRPEKLNALNGQVLSDLNDALHHIEESNDIRLLIITGSGEKAFVAGADIKELSTLDRQSGEETSSAGQNLFNRIETFPKPVIALVNGYALGGGAELAMACHIRTGTANAVFGLPEVSLGLIPGYGGTQRLPQLVGKGKAMEMILSGAQIKADEAKQLGLLNDIFDHSEAIEETKKLSGKILKNSPSAISSAISAVNAGYRTNGFAKEAVLFGQLCETDDFKEGTSAFLEKRKAKFTGN encoded by the coding sequence ATGAGTTCAACTCCATTCGAACGCGAAACACTTCTTTTAGATACAGACGAGAATGGTATTTCCATTCTGACAATCAATCGTCCCGAAAAGCTGAATGCTTTAAATGGACAGGTTTTGTCTGATCTGAATGATGCTCTTCATCATATAGAAGAATCAAATGATATTCGACTGCTGATTATTACCGGGTCTGGTGAAAAAGCTTTTGTTGCCGGTGCCGATATTAAAGAGCTCAGTACTCTCGATCGGCAAAGTGGTGAAGAAACATCCTCTGCAGGGCAAAATCTATTCAACCGAATTGAAACATTTCCAAAACCTGTCATCGCTTTAGTAAACGGCTATGCATTGGGTGGCGGGGCTGAACTTGCAATGGCGTGTCACATTCGTACAGGAACTGCAAATGCCGTCTTTGGCCTTCCGGAAGTTTCTCTTGGCCTGATTCCGGGTTACGGCGGAACTCAACGATTGCCTCAATTGGTTGGGAAAGGAAAAGCAATGGAAATGATTCTTAGCGGTGCCCAGATAAAAGCTGATGAAGCGAAACAATTGGGCTTGCTTAATGATATCTTTGATCATTCAGAAGCAATAGAAGAGACCAAAAAATTGTCAGGAAAAATTTTAAAGAACAGCCCTTCGGCTATTTCAAGCGCAATCAGTGCCGTTAATGCCGGATACAGAACCAATGGCTTTGCAAAAGAGGCCGTCTTATTCGGGCAATTGTGTGAAACGGATGATTTTAAAGAGGGCACGTCTGCTTTCTTGGAAAAACGAAAAGCCAAATTTACCGGGAATTAA
- a CDS encoding hemolysin family protein: MPELLYILLTILISGFFSGSEMAFVTANKLKLEIESRKDSFRGRSLAYFSENPENFLTTTLVGNNIINVMYATLMAVFLVEPIQVFYQQFFGELPTTAMILFIQTIIASVIILLFGEILAKAIFRVQADFLITMIAVPLRITNYILSPLIVLTNKTSGYLLSFFDIGSERSEKVFRRQDVEMIFRELKDSGGSQEIDHDDSEILHNVLELSNKRVRETMVPRTEIVAIEKNATVEELKKAFIESGYSKIPVYQDTIDDIIGVVFAYDLFNSPKSISQIIRPVNLIPSSKKSKDLLTEFRQSSISVAIVIDEYGGTAGMVTIEDLIEEVVGDIQDEYDKENDLIKKISTDTFLLSGSVELDELIELHPEIHIDFEDGDFETVAGYIIHHTGRIPKVNEELQIHGNTFIITKATQSKLENVKLITQTGD, translated from the coding sequence ATGCCAGAACTTCTCTACATACTACTTACCATTTTAATCAGTGGCTTCTTTTCGGGCTCGGAAATGGCTTTTGTAACAGCCAATAAACTAAAGCTGGAAATCGAATCCAGGAAAGACTCATTCCGTGGAAGATCATTGGCTTATTTCAGTGAAAATCCCGAAAACTTTCTCACCACCACGCTGGTTGGAAATAATATCATCAACGTGATGTACGCCACATTAATGGCCGTTTTTCTCGTGGAACCAATCCAGGTATTCTATCAACAGTTTTTTGGTGAATTACCCACAACCGCCATGATTCTTTTTATTCAGACCATTATTGCCTCCGTCATTATTCTTCTGTTTGGTGAAATTCTGGCAAAAGCGATTTTCAGAGTTCAGGCCGATTTCCTGATTACGATGATTGCCGTCCCACTCAGGATTACGAATTACATTCTCTCGCCGTTGATTGTTTTAACGAACAAAACCTCCGGCTATCTTCTAAGCTTCTTTGATATCGGTAGTGAACGAAGCGAAAAAGTGTTTCGCCGCCAGGATGTCGAGATGATTTTCAGGGAGTTGAAAGACAGCGGAGGTAGCCAGGAAATTGATCACGACGATTCAGAAATCCTCCATAATGTACTGGAGCTTTCTAATAAACGGGTTCGTGAAACAATGGTTCCGAGAACCGAAATTGTAGCCATTGAAAAAAATGCTACTGTCGAAGAATTAAAAAAAGCATTTATTGAATCGGGCTATTCCAAAATTCCGGTTTACCAGGACACGATTGACGATATCATCGGTGTGGTATTTGCCTACGACCTCTTCAACAGCCCCAAAAGTATCAGCCAGATTATACGGCCGGTAAATTTGATCCCATCCAGTAAAAAATCTAAAGACCTGCTTACTGAATTCAGGCAAAGCAGTATTTCAGTTGCCATTGTAATTGATGAGTATGGAGGAACCGCCGGTATGGTTACTATTGAGGACCTGATCGAAGAGGTGGTGGGTGATATCCAGGATGAGTACGACAAAGAAAATGACCTTATCAAAAAAATATCCACAGATACATTTCTGCTATCCGGTTCGGTTGAATTGGATGAGCTCATTGAACTTCATCCCGAAATACATATCGATTTTGAAGATGGTGATTTCGAGACCGTTGCAGGTTACATCATCCACCATACAGGCCGTATTCCAAAAGTAAATGAAGAACTGCAGATCCACGGAAATACTTTTATCATAACCAAGGCTACGCAGAGTAAGCTCGAAAACGTTAAATTAATTACCCAGACCGGAGATTGA
- a CDS encoding ATP-binding protein, with the protein MIEKYPHWAQQLAKKYLSRTLNQFIIHGNVNDLVSIKDQDKHRYIRLKSFMAEEFFGARDIVLFYDRASGIYFRDQDSQRDFNRAVAGRDSLIGTEYAKKLPKDPVGAFSVLEQYIRSRLDQKKSIALIVDFAETIVPANEAGSTGSEDRNALVYLLKWAHDPLFLAADFTTALITENLSDLNRTLVQNPYSSEIKIPLPDESDRLSYIVQECHPDTYEEISDVTKPVMAQMTAGLGFLKLKSILSNAVQNSERITFDSLTAIKKEMIEAEAYGLLEFVVTDYSLDNVAGHTHVKKHLRQAVQALKSGRNDVIPMGYLICGPVGTGKTYLVTCFSGDVGIPMVKLKNFRSQWQGVTEGNLEKILSLLKAMSPVAVMIDEADAYLGDRNASGDSGVSSRVFSQIATFMSDTKNRGKILWFLMTARPDLMPIDLKRQGRAEEHIALFPPDTEEERIELFDAMKKKTGIKISENHIPKNVLKGDVHYSGADMEAALTRAKFRTASEGLEQATPQILDDVFDDFLPPTYPEEVELQTLTAVSECTSKALLPERFRKLNRDKILSRIQELKKTIR; encoded by the coding sequence ATGATCGAAAAATATCCACATTGGGCACAACAACTTGCCAAAAAATACCTGAGCCGAACGCTGAACCAGTTCATCATTCATGGAAATGTAAATGACCTGGTTTCGATAAAAGATCAGGATAAACATCGATACATACGCCTGAAATCTTTTATGGCTGAAGAGTTCTTTGGCGCGAGAGACATTGTCCTTTTTTACGACCGCGCATCCGGAATTTATTTCAGAGACCAGGATTCGCAACGCGATTTTAACCGGGCAGTTGCCGGCCGGGATTCATTGATTGGCACCGAATATGCCAAGAAACTTCCAAAGGATCCGGTCGGAGCGTTCAGTGTATTGGAGCAATATATTCGATCCCGGTTGGATCAAAAGAAAAGCATTGCACTGATTGTAGATTTTGCCGAAACCATTGTCCCCGCAAATGAAGCGGGAAGTACCGGTTCTGAAGACCGAAATGCGTTGGTTTATTTGTTGAAATGGGCACACGATCCCCTTTTTCTTGCCGCTGATTTTACAACCGCTTTGATTACTGAGAATCTTTCCGACCTGAACCGAACATTGGTTCAGAATCCATATTCATCGGAAATAAAAATTCCGCTTCCTGATGAGAGCGACCGGCTCTCCTACATTGTTCAGGAGTGTCATCCCGATACGTACGAAGAAATATCGGATGTCACCAAACCGGTAATGGCCCAAATGACGGCCGGCCTTGGATTTTTAAAACTCAAAAGTATTCTCTCCAATGCCGTCCAAAATTCAGAACGAATTACTTTCGATTCGCTTACAGCCATCAAAAAAGAAATGATTGAAGCCGAAGCATACGGGCTTCTTGAATTCGTAGTCACTGATTACTCACTGGATAATGTAGCCGGTCATACTCATGTAAAGAAACACCTTCGGCAGGCGGTGCAGGCGTTGAAATCCGGCCGGAATGATGTGATTCCCATGGGATACCTGATCTGTGGACCTGTTGGAACCGGCAAAACATATCTTGTGACTTGCTTTTCCGGTGATGTGGGTATTCCTATGGTGAAACTGAAAAACTTCCGAAGCCAGTGGCAAGGTGTAACCGAGGGAAATCTCGAAAAAATTCTGAGTTTATTGAAAGCAATGTCGCCGGTAGCTGTGATGATTGACGAAGCCGATGCCTACTTGGGCGATCGAAATGCCTCCGGAGACAGTGGTGTTTCAAGCAGGGTATTTTCACAGATTGCAACCTTTATGAGCGATACTAAAAACCGCGGAAAAATTCTCTGGTTTCTGATGACGGCCCGCCCCGATCTCATGCCGATTGACTTAAAACGGCAGGGTCGCGCTGAAGAACACATTGCTCTCTTCCCCCCGGATACGGAAGAAGAACGCATCGAACTTTTTGATGCCATGAAGAAAAAAACAGGTATCAAAATTTCCGAAAACCATATTCCAAAAAATGTTTTAAAAGGTGATGTGCACTACTCCGGCGCCGATATGGAAGCCGCACTCACCCGGGCCAAGTTCAGAACGGCATCCGAAGGACTTGAACAAGCCACTCCACAAATTCTGGATGATGTTTTCGACGATTTTCTCCCTCCTACGTATCCTGAAGAAGTAGAATTACAAACATTAACGGCTGTTTCGGAATGTACATCCAAGGCGCTATTGCCCGAACGATTTCGTAAATTAAACCGAGATAAAATTTTAAGCCGAATCCAGGAATTGAAAAAAACGATACGGTAA
- the pheA gene encoding prephenate dehydratase, whose translation MSKGRLEEIRKAIDSLDETIVKALGERQKIVREIIVDKLEHEDEIRDPDREEKLIEKIRHKAPEVGMDPYFLEQLFREIINHSVRYQTHALIDHQNDRSNEQTIRVSYQGTDGAFSHQAAMRHFEQRYANVECIGYTRFEEAADAVEKGEVDVGILPIENTTAGSINDTYDLLNEKDLYVIGEEVLKVQHCLMAPEDISLNNIRRILSHPQAIAQCSKFLTSLPRCHVESYFDTAMSARKVRDDADLSQAAIASAFAAEIYGLKILKRDLANQEENYTRFVVVSPEPVTCDPQLTCKTSLIFATIDEKGALLKCLNLLGDSGINMTKLESRPRMGHPWQSLFYLDIEGNKEEPRIEDALLKLKKKAQYFKVLGSYPVREGKW comes from the coding sequence ATGTCAAAAGGCAGGTTAGAAGAGATCCGAAAAGCCATCGACTCGCTTGATGAAACGATTGTAAAAGCACTCGGCGAGAGGCAAAAAATTGTTCGCGAAATTATTGTCGATAAACTTGAACACGAAGATGAAATCCGCGACCCGGACCGTGAAGAAAAACTCATCGAAAAAATTCGGCATAAAGCGCCGGAAGTTGGCATGGATCCTTATTTCCTCGAGCAGTTGTTCCGGGAAATTATCAATCACTCCGTCCGGTATCAAACGCATGCATTGATCGATCATCAAAATGACCGTTCAAATGAACAGACGATAAGGGTTTCATACCAGGGAACAGATGGCGCTTTTAGCCACCAGGCAGCTATGCGCCATTTTGAACAGCGGTATGCAAATGTAGAATGTATCGGTTATACCCGGTTCGAAGAAGCCGCAGATGCCGTTGAGAAAGGAGAAGTAGATGTGGGAATTCTCCCTATTGAAAATACTACCGCCGGTTCCATTAACGATACGTACGACCTCCTGAATGAAAAAGATCTCTACGTAATCGGTGAAGAGGTTCTGAAAGTTCAGCATTGCCTGATGGCACCGGAAGATATCAGCCTGAATAATATCCGACGAATTCTGTCTCATCCGCAGGCTATTGCACAGTGCAGTAAATTTTTAACGTCTTTGCCTCGCTGTCATGTAGAATCATATTTTGACACAGCCATGTCCGCCCGAAAAGTTCGGGACGATGCAGATCTCTCACAAGCTGCTATCGCAAGTGCCTTTGCCGCCGAAATTTATGGTTTAAAAATTCTGAAGAGAGATCTCGCCAATCAAGAAGAAAACTATACACGATTTGTAGTTGTGAGTCCCGAGCCGGTCACCTGCGATCCTCAACTTACCTGCAAAACGTCTCTTATTTTTGCGACGATTGATGAGAAAGGTGCCCTTCTGAAATGTCTGAACTTATTGGGAGACAGTGGAATCAACATGACAAAACTTGAATCCCGGCCTCGAATGGGTCACCCATGGCAATCACTTTTTTATCTGGATATTGAGGGTAATAAAGAAGAACCCCGTATTGAGGATGCCTTGCTCAAACTGAAGAAGAAAGCCCAATACTTCAAAGTTTTAGGAAGTTATCCTGTGCGGGAAGGAAAGTGGTAA